From a single Brassica rapa cultivar Chiifu-401-42 chromosome A01, CAAS_Brap_v3.01, whole genome shotgun sequence genomic region:
- the LOC103840387 gene encoding nuclear transcription factor Y subunit B-3 produces the protein MADSDNDSGGHKDGGGASSREQDRFLPIANVSRIMKKALPANAKISKDAKETVQECVSEFISFVTGEASDKCQREKRKTINGDDLLWAMTTLGFEDYVEPLKVYLQKYREVEGERMAPGGRQGDKEGGGGSGGGMYGGVVTMGHHHQGHVYGGSGMN, from the coding sequence ATGGCGGATTCCGATAACGATTCAGGCGGTCACAAGGACGGAGGCGGCGCGTCGTCGCGCGAGCAGGACAGGTTTCTCCCGATCGCGAACGTGAGCCGGATCATGAAGAAGGCGCTCCCGGCGAACGCGAAGATCTCCAAGGACGCGAAGGAGACGGTGCAGGAGTGCGTGTCGGAGTTCATAAGCTTCGTCACGGGGGAGGCGTCGGACAAGTGCcagagagagaagaggaagaCGATCAACGGCGACGATCTTCTCTGGGCGATGACGACGCTGGGGTTCGAGGATTACGTGGAGCCGTTGAAGGTTTACCTTCAGAAGTACAGAGAGGTGGAAGGCGAGAGGATGGCCCCAGGAGGGAGACAGGGCGATAAAGAGGGCGGCGGCGGAAGTGGAGGAGGGATGTACGGTGGGGTTGTTACGATGGGGCATCATCATCAAGGACACGTGTACGGTGGGAGTGGGATGAATTAG
- the LOC103840397 gene encoding putative pentatricopeptide repeat-containing protein At3g15930 — translation MLLRNHVNPKASIFKLLFNDYSHFISILESCKTTDQFKQLHSQIIIRGLQPNPTIQNKLILFWCSRLSGDMGYAYKLFVKMPEPDVVVWNNMIKGFSRVGCANEGVRLYLNMLKKGVTPDGHTFPFLLNGLKDDACGKKLHCHVVKLGLGCNIYVQNGLVQMYSLCGLMDMARGVFDRGRKDDVFSWNLMISGCNRMKLYEESLRLFTEMERKLVIPTSVTLLLVLSACSKVRDKDLCKRVHGYVSECTREPSLKLVNALVNAYAACGEMNIAVRIFNSMKIRDVISWTSIVKGFVDIGNLELARTYFDDMPVRDRISWTIMIHGYLRADCFNESLDLFREMQNEGMIPDEFTMVSVLTACAHLGALEIGEWVKTYIDKNKIKNDVVVGNALIDMYFKCGCCEKAQKVFREMRQRDKFTWTAMVVGLANNGQGEDAIKVFFQMQDVSIQPDEITYLGVLSACNHSGMIEQAKDFFSKMRSDHRIEPSLAHYGCMVDLLGRAGMVKEAYEVIRNMPMNPNSIVWGALLGASRLHNDESMAELAAKKIIELEPDNGAVYALLCNIYAACERWEDLREVRRKMVDVATKKIPGCSLIDVNGVSHEFVCGDKSHLQSEEIYMKLEELAQESTFAGYLPSELLFEAG, via the coding sequence ATGCTTCTTCGAAATCATGTTAACCCTAAAGCATCGATTTTTAAGCTACTCTTCAATGACTACTCTCATTTCATCTCAATCCTCGAAAGCTGCAAAACAACGGACCAGTTCAAGCAACTACACTCCCAAATCATCATTCGAGGTCTACAACCAAACCCAACAATCCAAAACAAGCTTATACTCTTCTGGTGTAGTCGCTTAAGTGGCGACATGGGTTATGCCTATAAGCTGTTCGTGAAAATGCCTGAACCAGACGTGGTCGTATGGAACAATATGATCAAGGGTTTTTCCAGAGTGGGTTGCGCCAATGAAGGAGTTAGATTGTATTTGAATATGTTGAAGAAAGGTGTGACTCCTGATGGACACACGTTTCCGTTTTTGCTCAACGGTCTTAAGGATGATGCTTGTGGTAAGAAGCTGCATTGCCATGTTGTGAAACTCGGATTAGGTTGTAACATTTATGTGCAGAATGGGCTTGTGCAAATGTACTCTTTGTGTGGACTGATGGATATGGCTCGTGGGGTTTTCGACAGGGGGAGGAAAGATGATGTCTTTTCTTGGAACTTGATGATCTCTGGGTGTAATAGGATGAAACTATATGAAGAAAGTTTGAGACTTTTCACGGAGATGGAGAGGAAACTGGTTATTCCAACTTCTGTTACCTTGCTTCTGGTTCTCTCTGCTTGCTCTAAGGTTAGGGATAAGGATCTCTGTAAAAGGGTTCATGGTTATGTTAGTGAGTGTACGAGAGAGCCTAGTTTGAAGCTGGTGAATGCTCTGGTCAATGCATATGCTGCTTGTGGGGAGATGAATATAGCGGTGAGGATTTTCAATAGTATGAAGATTAGGGATGTGATTTCTTGGACATCTATTGTTAAAGGGTTTGTCGACATAGGGAATCTAGAGTTGGCAAGGACGTACTTTGATGATATGCCGGTGAGAGATAGAATCTCTTGGACTATTATGATCCATGGTTACCTTCGAGCTGATTGCTTTAATGAATCTCTGGATCTTTTCCGTGAGATGCAAAATGAAGGGATGATACCGGATGAATTCACCATGGTCAGTGTTCTCACAGCTTGTGCCCATCTAGGTGCCTTGGAGATAGGTGAATGGGTTAAGACGTACATAGACAAAAACAAGATCAAGAACGATGTTGTTGTAGGGAACGCTTTGATCGATATGTACTTCAAATGTGGGTGTTGTGAGAAAGCGCAGAAGGTTTTTCGTGAGATGCGCCAGAGAGACAAGTtcacatggacagccatggttGTTGGTCTTGCCAACAATGGACAGGGTGAAGATGCCATTAAAGTTTTCTTTCAAATGCAAGACGTGTCGATACAACCAGATGAGATTACGTACCTCGGCGTGCTCTCTGCTTGTAACCATAGTGGTATGATAGAGCAAGCAAAAGACTTTTTCTCCAAGATGAGAAGCGACCATAGGATTGAACCGAGTTTAGCACATTATGGATGTATGGTTGACCTGCTTGGTAGAGCTGGGATGGTCAAGGAAGCGTATGAGGTGATAAGGAACATGCCAATGAATCCAAACTCGATCGTGTGGGGAGCTCTACTCGGTGCTTCTAGACTTCATAACGATGAATCAATGGCTGAGTTGGCAGCTAAGAAGATTATCGAGCTGGAGCCTGATAATGGAGCTGTTTATGCTTtgttatgtaatatatatgcAGCTTGCGAGAGATGGGAGGATTTGCGAGAAGTGAGAAGAAAGATGGTGGACGTAGCAACTAAGAAGATACCAGGGTGTAGTTTGATTGATGTAAACGGTGTTTCTCACGAGTTTGTATGTGGAGACAAGTCACATCTTCAATCAGAAGAGATTTACATGAAACTTGAAGAGTTAGCCCAAGAGTCGACGTTTGCAGGGTACTTACCTTCTGAACTATTGTTCGAGGCTGGGTAA
- the LOC103840403 gene encoding PX domain-containing protein EREX — protein sequence MNLYADDLSLLDYNYNVSGPFGEPFSHRFLSPGPYFHGEDDDYRRSINHSLGGAYGGESNKDSRVSKKHRHDGKSPLPLGMDWSAPPRQWEGRNTVWPHDPRTGWSYCVTVPSWVDLPRSTVSDPGVFYRVQVAIQSPEGITSTRLILRRFNDFLELYSSIKKEFVKKRLPLPPPKKRLRMKNETLLEERRCCLEDWMNRLLTDIDISRSALIATFLELEAAVRSYFNDEYQENEDSSGNSQLRLPDTSSDAPGSSSVTMDHLSDSPDETSDTSTMKHDEASLKNIASRNSTSEDNVTDWHELITESGLLDKSHFTDRAAETGEASISRESNQDSMESHDDPHGNSYGADTETGKNVAIVFQSEERSKLKRVVDTLEQRLETAKADTEDLISRLNQELAVRQFLSTKVKDLEVELETTRESCKQGMEQTVLKEKERFTQIQWDMEELRKQCMEMESLLNSMKDEKEHIETTNESLVQENEMLLQQMDDLRDKFENLRKEHEELEVKSKAELKVLVKEVKSLRTTQSELRVELSRTMKEKLEMERVIQREKDREETAKTANKKLMHEYDVLQNRLQECNVKFHMEDESKLVMESSSPSEAMDLLATSDNRIGLLIAETQLLSEEVETTTEEHGGTGDVVRKMLTEVLIDNARLRKQVNSVLRCSLSGHGVSVREARSEQEEEEEEDQEGSVDLASSVLSKILEK from the exons ATGAATCTCTACGCGGACGATCTCTCTCTACTCGATTACAACTACAACGTCTCCGGTCCCTTCGGCGAGCCGTTCTCTCACCGTTTCCTCTCTCCTGGTCCTTACTTCCACGGCGAGGACGACGATTACCGCCGCAGTATCAACCATAGTCTCGGCGGAGCTTACGGCGGAGAATCGAATAAAGATTCGAGGGTATCTAAAAAACATCGCCATGACGGGAAGTCTCCGTTGCCTCTGGGGATGGATTGGAGCGCTCCTCCTCGTCAATGG GAAGGACGGAACACTGTTTGGCCACATGATCCTCGAACTGGTTGGAGTTACTGTGTCACTGTCCCCTCTTGGGTTGACCTTCCCAGATCAACTGTATCAGATCCTGGCGTG TTTTATAGAGTGCAAGTGGCGATACAATCTCCCGAGGGAATCACCTCCACTAGGCTCATACTTCGAAGATTCAATGATTTCTTGGAGTTATATTCCTCA ATTAAAAAGGAGTTTGTGAAGAAAAGGTTACCCCTGCCACCACCAAAGAAGAGACTGAGGATGAAAAACGAGACCCTTTTGGAAGAA AGGAGGTGCTGTCTGGAAGATTGGATGAATAGGCTTTTGACAGATATCGATATATCCAGAAGCGCTCTGATAGCAACATTCCTTGAGCTAGAAGCTGCTGTCAGATCTT ATTTCAATGATGAATACCAAGAAAATGAAGATAGCTCTGGTAACAGTCAGTTGCGTCTACCTGACACCAGTTCTGATGCTCCTGGTAGTTCATCAGTTACCATGGATCATCTCAGTGACTCTCCTGATGAGACATCTGATACCTCAACAATGAAACATGACGAAGCTAGTCTCAAAAATATTGCCTCAAGGAATTCAACTTCTGAAGATAATGTGACTGATTGGCATGAACTAATCACAGAATCTGGACTTCTTGATAAGAGTCATTTTACTGATAGAGCTGCAGAAACCGGAGAGGCATCAATATCCCGGGAATCTAACCAAGACTCCATGGAGAGTCATGATGACCCTCATGGAAACAGTTATGGTGCTGATACTGAAACAGGGAAGAATGTGGCTATTGTATTTCAGTCTGAGGAGAGAAGTAAGTTAAAGAGGGTTGTTGATACGTTAGAGCAGAGACTTGAAACAGCAAAAGCTGACACGGAAGATCTTATCTCACGGCTAAATCAGGAGTTAGCTGTTCGACAATTTTTGTCAACTAAG GTAAAAGATTTAGAGGTTGAGCTTGAAACAACTCGAGAGAGCTGCAAGCAAGGGATGGAGCAAACAGTTCtgaaagaaaaggaaagatTTACTCAAATTCAATGGGATATGGAGGAGCTTCGCAAGCAGTGCATGGAGATGGAATCATTGTTAAACTCTATGAAG GACGAGAAAGAACATATTGAGACTACAAATGAGTCACTTGTTCAAGAAAACGAAATGTTGCTGCAGCAGATGGATGATCTAAGAGACAAGTTTGAGAATTTGCGTAAAGAGCATGAAGAGCTGGAGGTGAAATCGAAAGCAGAACTTAAGGTCCTTGTCAAAGAAGTCAAGTCTCTGCGGACCACTCAATCAGAACTGAGGGTAGAGCTTAGCCGCACGATGAAAGAAAAGCTGGAGATGGAG AGAGTTATTCAACGGGAGAAGGATAGAGAAGAGACTGCGAAAACCGCAAACAAGAAGCTGATGCATGAGTATGATGTTCTACAGAACCGTCTTCAAGAGTGCAATGTCAAGTTCCACATGGAAGATGAGAGTAAATTAGTAATGGAATCATCATCTCCATCCGAAGCGATGGATCTACTAGCAACATCTGATAACCGCATAGGTCTTCTAATTGCTGAG ACACAGCTTCTTTCAGAAGAAGTGGAAACAACAACAGAAGAACACGGAGGAACAGGTGATGTAGTGAGAAAGATGCTAACAGAGGTTCTGATTGATAATGCGAGATTAAGGAAGCAGGTTAACTCTGTTCTTCGTTGCTCTTTGTCCGGACATGGAGTATCAGTCAGAGAAGCTAGatcagaacaagaagaagaagaagaagaagatcaagaagGGAGTGTTGATCTGGCAAGTAGTGTTCTAAGCAAGATCCTTGAGAAATGA
- the LOC103840413 gene encoding uncharacterized protein LOC103840413 produces MSASVFVSGMAVGVPRLSSSSSVHRRLEPMKKKTMSSVKFVTTFRAPSPNSGTKRSFHVMVSGNRSEQQADNGQVTQEDLSYLLKLGAGSVLGAAIIKYGSVLLPEITTPNLTQALFIIFAPVVISVILLFRSSSSKNQN; encoded by the exons atgtCAGCTTCTGTATTCGTTTCAGGTATGGCGGTTGGAGTTCCGAGGCTCTCTAGCTCGAGCTCTGTTCACCGGAGATTGGAaccaatgaagaagaagaccatGAGTAGTGTTAAATTCGTGACTACCTTCCGAGCTCCCTCACCAAACTCAGGGACAAAACGGTCATTTCACGTAATGGTTTCCGGTAACCGATCGGAACAACAAGCAGATAACGGTCAAGTAACTCAG GAGGACTTGAGCTACCTGTTGAAGCTTGGAGCTGGTTCTGTATTAGGCGCAGCTATAATCAAATACGGCAGCGTATTGCTCCCAGAGATCACAACACCTAACCTCACGCAAGCACTCTTCATTATATTTGCTCCTGTTGTAATCTCTGTTATACTTTTGTTCCGATCATCTTCTTCCAAGAATCAGAACTAG
- the LOC103840423 gene encoding PTI1-like tyrosine-protein kinase At3g15890 codes for MQLFTSCCGKGFEGKKKVETEPARKIFSLKELHSATNSFNYDNKLGEGRFGSVYWGQLSDGSQVAVKRLKAWSNREEIDFAVEVEILSRIRHKNLLSVRGYCDEGQERLLVYDYMPNLSLVSNLHGQQYSGECSLDSTARIKIAIRTAQALAYLHHHVVHGDVRASNVLLDSEFEPRVMDFGYGKLIPDDEEATKARSNNGYLSPECVASGKETEAGDVYSFGILLLELVTGKRPIERLNATTKRGITEWVLPLVYERKFGEVMDQKLKEEKVEEKLKKLVLVGVMCVQTEAEKRPTMSQVVEMLMNESKEKMSELEANPLFKNPYREHQEVADEISEEQQ; via the exons ATGCAACTTTTTACTAGCTGTTGCGGAAAAGGATTTGAAGG GAAAAAGAAAGTGGAGACAGAGCCAGCTCGGAAGATATTCTCATTGAAGGAGCTTCACTCAGCCACAAACAGTTTCAACTACGACAACAAACTCGGCGAAGGTCGCTTCGGCAGTGTGTATTGGGGTCAGCTCTCTGATGGCtcacaa GTTGCAGTCAAGAGACTCAAGGCATGGAGCAACAGAGAAGAGATTGACTTCGCTGTAGAAGTCGAGATTCTCTCCCGTATCCGTCACAAGAACTTGTTAAGCGTTCGTGGCTACTGTGATGAAGGACAAGAACGTCTTCTTGTTTATGACTACATGCCGAACTTGAGCCTTGTCTCGAATCTTCATGGCCAGCAGTACTCGGGAGAGTGCTCTCTAGATTCCACCGCTCGGATAAAGATTGCCATAAGAACTGCTCAAGCCCTTGC ATACCTACACCATCATGTAGTCCATGGAGATGTCAGAGCGAGTAACGTGTTGCTAGACTCTGAGTTTGAGCCTCGTGTTATGGACTTTGGATATGGTAAACTGATACCAGATGATGAGGAAGCTACTAAAGCTAGAAGTAATAATGGGTATCTCTCACCAGAATGTGTTGCGTCAGGGAAAGAAACAGAAGCAGGTGATGTGTATAGTTTTGGTATCTTATTGCTGGAGCTGGTTACTGGCAAGAGACCTATTGAGAGACTAAACGCAACTACAAAGCGTGGGATAACCGAGTGGGTGTTACCACTTGTTTACGAGAGAAAGTTTGGTGAAGTCATGGATCAGAAGCTGAAAGAGGAGAAAGTGGAAGAGAAGCTGAAGAAGTTAGTCTTGGTGGGAGTCATGTGTGTTCAGACAGAGGCGGAGAAGAGACCAACAATGTCTCAAGTGGTGGAGATGCTAATGAATGAATCAAAGGAGAAAATGTCTGAACTTGAAGCCAATCCTCTCTTCAAGAATCCATATAGAGAGCATCAGGAGGTTGCAGATGAGATCTCAGAAGAACAACAATAG